CCCGATCCTTTTCATAGCCATAACGTTCCTGAATCTTGCCCACTAGCTGATCGCGCTTACCTTCAACGACCGTCAGGTCGTCATCGGTCAGTTTGCCCCATTGCTCTTTAACTTTACCTTTAAACTGCTTCCAGTTACCGCCGGCTTCGTGTTTATTCATAAAATGTATCCTCTACTCGGGGTTAAACAGCTTGTTAACTTCATCTTTCGGCTTTTAGGTAGATAATTATCTGGGAAAAAACCTGACACAGAGATAATTGTAGTAGAGGAATAGCGTTGCGATAGTAAACATACTCGGCGGCGGGGAAAGTAGCGGGAAAAAGAAATGAAAATCAATAAAATAGACAGAATTCAGCTTAAGTAATGAAATGTGTCAATAGGACTAACCGGCTTCCGTTACATCACTACGTCACCGGCCTTGTCATAGCATCATAACGGCAGCTGGGATGGATATGTTGAGCAGGGCCTTGCCGCAACGCGAAATCTATTGGGCCCGTTTTGCGTATTCAGTGAGCACGCGCTGCGGGCGCAACGCGCATTATTCGTTCGTATCGATATTTACAGCCAGTTGCCGTTACGGATAACGCCGACTGCAAGCCCCTCAATGGTCAGGGTCTGCTGACGCAGGTCGACGACGATTGGCTGAAAATCAGGATTTTCCGGCAGTAACTCTACCATATTGCCATTCTTTTTTAGTCGCTTAACCGTGACTTCATCATCAATACGCGCGACGACAACCTGACCGTTACGCACATCTTCTGTTTTGTGCACCGCCAGCAGGTCTCCATCCATAATACCGATGTTTTTCATTGACATACCGCTAACGCGCAGCAGAAAATCCGCGCCGGGCTTAAACAAACCGGGATCGACCTGGTAGTGTCCTTCGATATGTTGTTCTGCAAGCAGCGGCTCACCTGCCGCTACGCGGCCGATTAACGGAAGCCCACTCTCGTCTTCCATCATCAGGCGAATGCCGCGTGATGCACCGGACACAATCTCAATCACGCCTTTACGCGCCAGCGCCTTAAGGTGCTCTTCAGCCGCATTCGGGGAACGGAAACCGAGCTGCGCGGCAATCTCTGCCCGTGTTGGGGGCATACCGGTTTGATTAATGTGGTCGCGAATCAGGTCATAAACCTGCTGCTGCCTTGCCGTTAGTGCTTTCATCCCGCCCCCTGGTTGTTTATACAGTCGACTGTGAGTATATACAGGTATTTCTATATTGAAAACCTAAAGTTGGACGAAATTCAGGTTGTTGTAATTTATGAGTCCCTCATCACGAATGGGGCACCAGCAGCATGATCCAGACAAATACCGCCAGCAGAATGCTCAACAACACGGCGGCAGAACCCATATCTTTTGCCCGTCCAGCAAGGGGATGAATTTCGCTGCCAATACGGTCAACAACCGCTTCGATGGCGCTGTTCAGAATTTCGACGATGATAACCATCACTACAGTACCAATCAGCAGTACGCGAGTCACCGCGTCAACATCAAGCAAAGCGGCAATAAAAATGGCGATCGTCACCGCTACGGTTTCCTGACGAAAGGCCGCTTCATGTCGCCATGCGGCGCGCAAACCTTTCCACGAATATCCAGCGGCCTTGATAATTCGCGTCAATCCGGTGGCATTATTTGCCATAATGGCGAAGTCCCTTAAAAAGTTTAATGTCAATGGCGGGGTGTAGCGGGTTTCGTAACATCACAGATTCCGCAGATGCTTTCTGGTATGCTTGCATCGCTTTGCTAACAAGAGGCTTCATATTATCTATGTCAGGTTGGCGTAATTTATATTATAACTTATTGAATTTACCGGTTAAATTACTGGTAAAAAGTAAAGCAATTCCGGCAGAACCGGTTGCTGAACTTGGGCTTGATACGTCGCGCCCTATTATGTATGTACTGCCTTATGATTCAAAGGCCGATCTTCTTGCGCTGCGCGAGCAGTGCCGCAAACAGGACCTGCCCGATCCGCTGGAACCGCTGGAGATCGACGGCAATCTGTTGCCACGTCACGTCTTTATCCATGATGGCCCACGCGTGTTTCCCTATTTTGTTCCGAATCTGGAGTCGGTTAAGCTGTTCCATGACTACCTGGATCTGCACCGCAACAATCCGGATCTTGATGTCCAGATGGTGCCGGTCTCGGTCATGTTTGGACGTGCTCCAGGCCGCGAAGTTCAGGGCGACGAGCAGCCGCATCTGCGCGTGCTGAACGGCATCCAAAAATTCTTTGCCGTGCTGTGGTTAGGTCGTGACAGCTTCGTGCGTTTTTCACCAATGGTGTCGCTACGCCACATGGCAACAGAACACGGCACCGACAAAACTATTGCCCAGAAGCTGGCTCGCGTGGCGCGCATGCACTTTGCCCGTCAGCGCCTGGCGGCGGTCGGGCCGCGTCTGCCGGTACGTCAGGATCTGTTCAATAAGCTGTTACAGTCGAAGGCCATCGCGAAAGCGGTAGAGGACGAGGCGCGCAGCAAGAAAATTTCCCACGAAAAAGCGCAGCAGAATGCGATTGAGCTGATGGAGGAAGTCGCTGCCGATTTCTCTTACGAAGCGATTCGCCTGACCGATCGCATCATGGGTTGGACCTGGAGCAAACTCTACCAGGGGATCAACGTTAACGGCGGTGAGCGCGTGCGTCAGCTGGCACAGGACGGTCACGAAATTGTTTACGTGCCCTGTCACCGCAGTCACATGGATTACCTGCTGCTCTCTTACGTGCTCTATCATCAGGGCCTGGTACCGCCGCATATTGCCGCCGGGATTAACCTGAACTTTTGGCCTGCCGGGCCGATCTTCCGTCGCCTCGGCGCGTTCTTTATTCGCCGCACTTTTAAGGGTAACAAACTCTATTCGACGGTGTTCCGGGAATATCTCGGCGAGCTGTTCACCCGTGGTTATTCTGTTGAATACTTTGTTGAAGGTGGGCGTTCACGTACCGGCCGCCTGCTGGAGCCGAAAACCGGCACCCTGTCGATGACCATTCAGGCGATGCTGCGCGGCGGCAATCGCCCTATCACCCTGGTGCCGATCTATATCGGTTACGAGCACGTGATGGAGGTCGGAACCTACGCCAAAGAGCTGCGCGGAGCGACCAAAGAAAAAGAAGGCTTTATGTCGATGGTACGCGGGCTACGTAAGCTGCGTAACCTCGGCCAGGGGTATGTTAACTTTGGAGAACCGCTCCCGCTGGTCAACTACCTTAACCAGCAGGTGCCGGAGTGGCGTGAGGCCATCGACCCGATCGAATCCCAACGTCCGGCATGGCTAACCCCGGCGGTTAACGATATTGCACAGCAGGTGATGGTGCGCATTAATAACGCCGGGGCGGCAAATGCCATGAACCTGTGTGTTACCGCGCTGCTGGCCTCACGCCAGCGCTCCATGACGCGCGAAAAGCTTATCGAGCAGCTTGACTGCTACGTACAGCTGCTGCGCAACGTACCTTACTCATCCGACGCTACGGTGCCAGACATGACGCCAGAGGCGCTGCTGGAACACGCGCTCGGCATGAATAAGTTTGAGCTGGAGCAGGACAGCATCGGTGAGATCGTTATCCTGCCGCGCGAGCAGGCGGTGCTGATGACCTATTACCGCAATAATATTCACCATATGCTGGTGATGCCATCGCTGATCGCCGCCATTCTGACGCAGCACCGCGAGGTGAGCCGTAGCGAACTGCTGCGCCAGGTCAGCGTGATTTATCCTATGCTCAAGAGCGAGCTGTTCCTGCGCTGGGAGGAGCACGAGCTGCCTGACTTGCTGGACGCGCTGGTTGCCGAGATGGCTCGCCAGGGGCTATTGATAGCGGAAGAGAAGAGCCTGCACCTGAGCGCCGGACGTTTCCACACTCTGCAACTGCTGGCCGCAGGCGTGCGGGAGACCCTACAGCGGTACGCCATTACCTTCTCGATCCTCACTGCCAACCCAACGATTAACCGTGGCACGCTAGAGAAAGAGAGCCGAACCATGGCCCAGCGCCTGTCGGTGCTGCACGGCATTAACGCCCCTGAGTTTTTCGACAAAGCGGTATTTAC
This DNA window, taken from Erwinia tasmaniensis Et1/99, encodes the following:
- a CDS encoding CsbD family protein is translated as MNKHEAGGNWKQFKGKVKEQWGKLTDDDLTVVEGKRDQLVGKIQERYGYEKDRAEKELSDWESGHDHRW
- the lexA gene encoding transcriptional repressor LexA; translated protein: MKALTARQQQVYDLIRDHINQTGMPPTRAEIAAQLGFRSPNAAEEHLKALARKGVIEIVSGASRGIRLMMEDESGLPLIGRVAAGEPLLAEQHIEGHYQVDPGLFKPGADFLLRVSGMSMKNIGIMDGDLLAVHKTEDVRNGQVVVARIDDEVTVKRLKKNGNMVELLPENPDFQPIVVDLRQQTLTIEGLAVGVIRNGNWL
- a CDS encoding diacylglycerol kinase, with the translated sequence MANNATGLTRIIKAAGYSWKGLRAAWRHEAAFRQETVAVTIAIFIAALLDVDAVTRVLLIGTVVMVIIVEILNSAIEAVVDRIGSEIHPLAGRAKDMGSAAVLLSILLAVFVWIMLLVPHS
- the plsB gene encoding glycerol-3-phosphate 1-O-acyltransferase PlsB, which produces MSGWRNLYYNLLNLPVKLLVKSKAIPAEPVAELGLDTSRPIMYVLPYDSKADLLALREQCRKQDLPDPLEPLEIDGNLLPRHVFIHDGPRVFPYFVPNLESVKLFHDYLDLHRNNPDLDVQMVPVSVMFGRAPGREVQGDEQPHLRVLNGIQKFFAVLWLGRDSFVRFSPMVSLRHMATEHGTDKTIAQKLARVARMHFARQRLAAVGPRLPVRQDLFNKLLQSKAIAKAVEDEARSKKISHEKAQQNAIELMEEVAADFSYEAIRLTDRIMGWTWSKLYQGINVNGGERVRQLAQDGHEIVYVPCHRSHMDYLLLSYVLYHQGLVPPHIAAGINLNFWPAGPIFRRLGAFFIRRTFKGNKLYSTVFREYLGELFTRGYSVEYFVEGGRSRTGRLLEPKTGTLSMTIQAMLRGGNRPITLVPIYIGYEHVMEVGTYAKELRGATKEKEGFMSMVRGLRKLRNLGQGYVNFGEPLPLVNYLNQQVPEWREAIDPIESQRPAWLTPAVNDIAQQVMVRINNAGAANAMNLCVTALLASRQRSMTREKLIEQLDCYVQLLRNVPYSSDATVPDMTPEALLEHALGMNKFELEQDSIGEIVILPREQAVLMTYYRNNIHHMLVMPSLIAAILTQHREVSRSELLRQVSVIYPMLKSELFLRWEEHELPDLLDALVAEMARQGLLIAEEKSLHLSAGRFHTLQLLAAGVRETLQRYAITFSILTANPTINRGTLEKESRTMAQRLSVLHGINAPEFFDKAVFTSLALTLRDEGYISDSDDAQVERTGQVYQLLADLVTQDVRMTIESAVGHE